The Pseudanabaena yagii GIHE-NHR1 genome segment GTTTATTGGATATCTATGCTCAAAGCGCCCCACTAAAGTCCGAGGAATCTACGCTTGCATCAAACTCCATCAAAAAGCACAATCCCAATCTGAAAATCATCGACCTGCGTGGGCATGGGCAATTAGAACAAGAATTAGAAGCTACAATCTGTGATCGCTGTCCTACGAGTTGGCATGATTTAAACATGCTCATCGAGCAAGCGGCGCAATCCGATCAAGCCCTAGCGCTAGTTTATCCCAATCCTGAAAAGATTAACGGCGCGATCGCATGGCAAACCCTTGTGGGTATCGCTAAATACCTTAGTCGTACAGGCAAAGAGATTAAGCGATCGCAATTAATTGCTAAATTAGGCATCGAAGATCAAAGTGTCTTGCAGCTTGGCTTTGAGGAATTGCGACAATATGGCTATGTTGTGGAGATCGTTCATAATGAAAGTAATGATCAACTAGATGATCCTCAAATAAGCATCAGTTCTGTTGCCGCCGATCATTTATCAACACAATCATCGACGCAATCATCAACTATCACTAAACAGTTTATCCAAGCTGCCAATGAAATCCTGTTTCAGCAACAGTTCTTCGATCGCCAATTAATTTCTTTGAATGAGCATGACCGCTAACTTTTGGGACATTGTCCGTTATTTTAAACGCTATCGCAACACGGCAATCTGGAGCATTACAGGTTCTAGTCTATTTGAAATCATCGACCTCGCCGTTCCCTATACCGTTGGGCAAATCCTGAATGTGTTATCAGGGCGATCTCTCGATCCTGAAATCAATAGCCTTGTCATCGCCATGGCGAGTATTTTTGGACAGTCTCCGAATCCCACCACAGCATTAATTATGTTATCAGGCTTAATTTTTGTGGTGACGGTTTTACGCGCACCGATTCAGGTCTGGATTGCCAATAACTTTCATTGGGAAATTGCCCTTAAATCGCGCCGCGATCAGACTCAAAAAGCGATCGCCAAAATTTTGACTCTGCCCATCGAGTTTTACGATGAGAATAATGCGGGCAGGATTGCAGGACGTGTAGCGCGAGGTTTAGCCAATCACATGTGGTCATATCCCGAAATCGCAGGGCAATTGATTCCTAAAGTCGTGCGAATCCTCGGAATTTTTGTGATCATCTGTGCGATCGCATGGTGGATCTCAGCATTCTTTTTAGTGTCATTTATTTTGGTGCTATTAGGAAGTTTGCAAAAACTGAAGGGATTAGTCAAAACGGAAGAAAACCTCGACATCTATCAAGAGAATACTGAAAGTCGCACTTCCGAAATTATTACCAGCATCAAGACCGTCAAGGCTTTTGCCAATGAAGCAAAGGAATATAAACGCCAAAGCGAACGTCTCGAACGGGAAGCCAAAGTCTCTCTCTGGGGCATTCACATTGGCTATGTAAAATTAGGCATGGTGCGCGATACGGTACTGGAAGCTTGCCAATTTGTCGTATTTGGAGCCGCCCTATTCGCTACCTTTGGTGGCAAGATGTCCATCGGACACTTCATCACCATTTCCACCTTGGCAAGTATGGCTTATTCGGAAATCAAACCGATTTGTTTACTTGCCGAAGTCTTTGCCCGTCGCTATTCCTCAATGTTGCGCTTCCATGAGTTCATGAAACAAGCCAATGGACAAGATGCCGCGATCGCGCTATACCCCAACACCAAATATCCCCAATATCGCTTTGCAGGCAAAGTCGAATTCCGCAATCTCACCTTTGGATACGATCGCGATCGCCCTGTTCTCGAAAAAATCCAATTCATCATCGAACCCTACGAAACCGTTGCTCTAGTAGGGAAATCAGGTTCTGGCAAATCCACCTTAGTTAAATTGCTGTTCCGTTATTTCGAGCCATCAAGTGGCGGTATCTTGATTGATGGAACAAATATCACCGAACTCGATATCACGGGCTATCGTAAACGTCTAGCGATCGTCCATCAAGAGGTGGATATCTTTAATGGAACCTTGATGGATAATCTCATGTATGGAAATCCTACGGCAACTTTTGCCCAAGTGCAAGAAGCCTGTGCGATCGCTAGTGTTGATGAATTTCTCCATTTACTACCAAGGGGCTATAACACCATCGTCGGGGAACGGGGTGTGCGACTCTCTGGTGGTCAACGTCAAAGATTGGGCATTGCTAGAGCTTTGCTAGTCAATCCCGATATTCTCGTCTTTGATGAAGCCACTTCTAGCCTTGATTACGAATCTGAGCGATCAATTCAACTTGCCATGCGGCGCATTCAGGGAATCCGCACCACAATTGTGATTGCTCACCGTCTTAGCACCGTGCGTGAAGCCGATAAAATTGTCGTCTTAGATAAAGGTGCGATCGTCGAAATCGGCTCCCATCAGCAGCTTCTCGCTCAAGGTGGCATCTATCACCGCTTACATTCTTTACAAGAAACAGGAGAGTTGTTATAAGAATAAAGAGGTTCGGCTTCGCTGTACTTCCCTTGCGATTCGTAAAGTCCTGCGAGATCGCCGATTCAAGATATCTCATTCCCCGTAATGAGTTTTTGCTCTGATGATGAGAATTACTAAGTCTTCATTATAAATTTCGTAGACAATGCGATCTTTGAGACTCAATCGATAGGAATAGAGTCCCTTTAGATCGCCTTTTAAGGGTTTGCCAATGTAGGGATTAGGCAGAATAACGTTTTGTAATATGTCTTGCAGTTTTGCTTTTTGTTTGGGAGTGAGTTCGTCAATATCTTTTTTGGCTTGCTTTGAGAAAACAATTCGATAAGATTTCATCCGAAAATCTGCTCCATACTGAATGTTTCTCCTGCTTGATATTCTTGTCTAGCTATTTCTACTTGCTGAAGCAGATCGGGAACTTGCATGAGCATGGCTGTTTCCATTAATGATTCCCATTCCTCTTGGGTAATCAATCGATAAACCCGATCGCGATGCAGGATACCCACGCCCTCAGTTTCTTTGGTGGCAAGATCGCATAGTTCATCAAGGTTCTGTTTGGCATAATCAACGGTAACTTGATACATCTGATTTTTCCTATTTCTTGGCTTATGAGTTAGGATTCATGGCTTGCAGTAGTTGCATTATATCATCAGGATTATTGGCAATCATTTGTTGTAATGCTTCGGAACTCATACCTGTAGATATTTGTAATCGCAACATCATGAGAGAGACCATGACTGTTTGGGTATGGGGATGATCTTGTCCAAGAACTTTTATGAAAATTTCTAAGGATCGCAGAAAGAGAGGTTCGGCTTCGCTGTACTTCCCTTGCGATTCGTAAAGTCCTGCGAGATTGTTGAGACTGTTGGCGACAGAGGGATGGTCTGCTCCTAGTTGCTTTTCTTTGATCGAGAGCGATCGCAAATAGAGAGGTTCGGCTTCGCTGTACTTCCCTTGCGATTCGTAAAGGCTTGCGAGATTGTTGAGACTGGAAGCAACATAGGGATGGTCTGCTCCTAATTGCTTTTCCATGATCGAAAGCGATCGCACATAGAGTGGTTCAGCTTCGCTGTACTTCCCTTGCGATCGGTAAAGTTCTGCGAGATTGTTGAGATCGGTTGCAATTTCGGGATGGTCTTCTCCATAGATGCGTTTATCGATTTCGAGCGATCGCAGCAAGAGCGGTTCGGCTTCGCTGTACTTCCCTTGCGAATAGTAAAGTCCTGCGAGATTGTTGAGACTGGTGGCGACAGAGGGATGGTCTGCTCCTAGTTGCTTTTCTTTGATCGAGAGCGATCGCACATAGAGTGGTTCGGCTTCGCTGTACTTCCCTTGCGAATCGTAAAGTTCTGCGAGATTGTTGAGACTGGTGGCGACATCGAGATGGTCTGCTCCTAAGCGTGATTCCGTTTCCTTGAGACAGGTTTCCAAAGGTGGAATTGACAGAGCATATAGTCCTTGACCTCTGTAATAGGAAGCAATTCCCAAAAATGCCCAAACTAAATCCTCTGCAGGATTAGGAATATGCTCCAACAGTTCCCGTCCGAGGATCTCTAAATGGGGAATTGTAGGTGCAATTTCTTTGACTTGATCAATGGTGATTGTTTGTCCGATGCCCTTAGAAATATTCAGCAGCGATACCGCCACCTGTTGCCGCAGGGCTTGCCATTGGGGATGTTGTTGTAATTGAAATTGAAAATATTCTCGCAAAAGTTGATGCAGTGCATATTCCCCTTCTCCCGTCCGTTCCAACAAATGCAGATTTAATAACTCATCATCACGCCAAGCCTCTAAGTCCTCCTCATCCTCACCCATCGCATCCATAACCCACCGCCAATCAATCGGCGCAAGCGCAAACAACGACAGCAAGCAGCCGAGCCGTTGCGCTCCCTCCGATAGGTCTTGCCAACTCAAATCAAACGCCGCGATCACATTTAGCTTTGCAGTCATCTCTGTCAAAGCCCGTCTTTGCTTATCTGTCAGCGCATCCTGCTGTAACTTCTTCATTTCTAGGCGCTCCTGCATCTTCGCGATCGACAGATCAGGTTTCCTTGCCAAATACCGCCCCACCAACTCGATCGCCAAAGGCAACCGCCCCAACCACTCACAAAGCTGCTCAATTTCCGCTTCACTACCCCGACGCGGATCGGCTTCAGGCAAAAACGACCTCAACAAATCCACCGCCGCCGCCAACTCCAACACATCCAAAGTATATTGCTGCATCGCATTCCCCAACCCCAGCCTTGTCGTTGCCAACACCCGAAAATTGCCATCAAGGGGCGGCAAAAACGGCTCCACCTTTGCATAGTCCTTCACATCATCCAAAATCACCAACATCTGCCCCTTCAGAGATTTCCCTAGCCGCGCCCAGCAATACCCCGCCAACTTCTCACCACTATCCAACCCATCGGGCATCTTTTCCCCAAGCTGCACCACCACAAAATCCTGTAACTGCGTTGGCAAGTTCCCCTCATTTGCCCGTAACCAAAAGATCCCGCCACCATAGTCTTGCAAATGCCGCAGCCCATATTGCAGCGCCAGTTCCGACTTACCGATCCCACCCATGCCTTTGACAAAAGCCGCCACCGCCACCCTATGATTTTGCTGCAAAAGTTTATGCACTTCTTGCAGGTCATCATCCCGTCCCGCAAAAAAAGTCACATTACTCTGCGGCAAATTAATCAAGCTCCCCGCCCGCTTCGCCTCCTGAATAATTTGGTTGAAATTTTCAATATTTACAACACTCTCTGCCTGAGCAACAATCCCCACCTTGTCAGCAACCTTATTTGGCTCATGATGAATCTCTTGGGAAACATTGATATCAGCGTCTCCTCCAACATTCACATGCTCCAGCCCTGTTCGTTTATTGGTCATAGTTAGCCTTCTAGTAATGCAAAAATTTCACCCCGTCCCACATTTTCGCTATCCTTACCCTCAGCGATCGCCATAGCCATCGCTACATCCTCCATAACCTCATAAATCAACTCAGCTAACATATCGCGCTCCTGCGTAAACATTTCCCGCAGCAACTCCTTGAGCAAAGGTCGTAAATCTTGAGCTTCGAGCATAGCGATCACCTACATATTGAACGTTGTAATATCTGCCTTGCCGCCACTCTGAACCACAATACCAATTTTTTCGGCTAACTTATTAGGATTCTGAGATTTTGACTGACTCAGTTGTGCTTGCAAAGTCTCAACCTTCGCTGCTAGTTCCTTGTTACTTGTCAAAAGCGATCGCACCTGATCCAATAACTTTGTCACTTCAGGATCATCCGCGATCGCCTCCACATCGATTACCGCTTGTCCCGCATCAAAATCCTCACCCGCACTAATCGCTTTTACCGTCTGTGTATTTGGAGCTTTACGACTGAGAACAGACCAAAGAGATCGCGCCAGTTTCACCGTCTCATCAGTAATATTTTCACCAACCTTGGTTAACGAGCCTGTTCCTACAATTACTAACAACCCCACAAGCAGAGAAACTGGTTCCATATTTACACCAATGATTTACCAATATTTTGATTTTATCTCAGCTATAGGAAATCTAAGGAATTGGGCGATCGCTTATGGGATTACTACCAGAAACTAAAGCGATCGCTTGATTGATAATTGCTTCGCGATCAACCATTGCTCCCAACTCATCTGCCTCATATCTACCCTCAAAAGCCTCACTCGCAGCAGCATCTATGGCAATCTCATAGGCTTCTTCTATGGTCTCGCGTAGTTCTGAAGGTTCGCAATAATTTCCTTTTGTCATCCTTGCTCATCTCCGTCATCTCCTCCACCAACAGCAACGCGTCAGAGATGTTGCCACCTACCAGCAATTCCCTAAGTTCTAATAACTCTTCCATAACTATTGTTCTCCAGCCGCAACGTCCCAGATTTAGTTTGCTTGATTTTTAAAATCTGCATTGCTAGGTACTACATCAATATACGCCCTAGAATTCACAAACTTTAGAATTACCTGAATTTTGAAAGCACGGCATTGCAGCGCTTTTAAAAATTTCTCTGGGTTTCAACTCAGCATAAAACCCTGTAGTTATCCGTAATAGTCGTAATTTCCCAACTTGAGTACAAGCCATAATAACATTATATTTTGAAGACAAGATTCACCCAGCCAATAATGACCCTACAAACAGACATTGACACCGCCGCCGCACAGCTCAAGGGCAAAACTCCTCAAGAAGTCCTCACATGGGCACTCGGCAACTACAAAAATATCTCCCTCGCATCTAGCTTCGGAGCCGAAGATGTCACCTTGATTGACATGATCGCCAAAATCAAGCCCGATGCCCATGTCTTCACCCTCGATACAGGGCGACTCAATAGCGAAACCTATGACGTAATCGCCAAAGTTCAACAAAAATATCCCCAATTGCAACTTCGCATCATGTTCCCTCAAGCGGAAGCAGTGGAGCAGATGGTAAGTGCTAAGGGCATTAATCTGTTTTATGACAGCGTGGAAAATCGCAAGCAATGCTGCTTCATTCGCAAGGTCGAGCCACTTGGTCGGGCAACAAAGGGTCTAGATGCTTGGATTACAGGACTACGTCGTGACCAAACTGCGAACCGTTCCACGATGGAAACCGTTGAACTAGATGGCGATCGCAATATTGCCAAAATCAATCCATTGATCGATTGGACAAATGAACAGGTTTGGGATTACATTCGCGCCAATGACGTTCCCTACAACGCTCTCCATGATCAGAACTTCCCAAGCATTGGCTGTGCGCCCTGTACCAGAGCCATTCAAGCAGGTGAGGATCTGCGTGCTGGTCGTTGGTGGTGGGAAATGAGCAATCAAGAATGTGGATTGCACGTTACCAGTGACGGTCGCCTAGTTCGCGCCAAGGATGTTTAAACAATAAAGGCTCGCTAAGGGACTTGCGATTAATTAAAGTACCTACGGCTTCGACTTCGCTCAGCCAACGTTGGCTGAGCGAAGTCGAAGCCGTACAAACTCGGTGGTATCTTTTTTCTCATCAATTCCCTAAGCGAGCCTTTATTATGGATTTGATTAGGAATTATTGGTAATAATGAATAGAACTATAGGGCTAGAATATGGCGATTGGGAATTTAGAGGATGGCGATCGCATTATGGCGTAAGGCGATCGCAGAATGTCGATGCTAACAAGCCCCCAATTCTATTAATTCATGGATTTGGTGCAGCAATGGATCAATGGCGCGATAACATTCCCGCCCTCGCGGCAGAGCATACCGTCTATGCCATTGACCTATTGGGATTTGGCGCATCCGAGAAACCACCGACTGACTATTCTA includes the following:
- a CDS encoding ABC transporter ATP-binding protein, with product MTANFWDIVRYFKRYRNTAIWSITGSSLFEIIDLAVPYTVGQILNVLSGRSLDPEINSLVIAMASIFGQSPNPTTALIMLSGLIFVVTVLRAPIQVWIANNFHWEIALKSRRDQTQKAIAKILTLPIEFYDENNAGRIAGRVARGLANHMWSYPEIAGQLIPKVVRILGIFVIICAIAWWISAFFLVSFILVLLGSLQKLKGLVKTEENLDIYQENTESRTSEIITSIKTVKAFANEAKEYKRQSERLEREAKVSLWGIHIGYVKLGMVRDTVLEACQFVVFGAALFATFGGKMSIGHFITISTLASMAYSEIKPICLLAEVFARRYSSMLRFHEFMKQANGQDAAIALYPNTKYPQYRFAGKVEFRNLTFGYDRDRPVLEKIQFIIEPYETVALVGKSGSGKSTLVKLLFRYFEPSSGGILIDGTNITELDITGYRKRLAIVHQEVDIFNGTLMDNLMYGNPTATFAQVQEACAIASVDEFLHLLPRGYNTIVGERGVRLSGGQRQRLGIARALLVNPDILVFDEATSSLDYESERSIQLAMRRIQGIRTTIVIAHRLSTVREADKIVVLDKGAIVEIGSHQQLLAQGGIYHRLHSLQETGELL
- a CDS encoding type II toxin-antitoxin system mRNA interferase toxin, RelE/StbE family: MKSYRIVFSKQAKKDIDELTPKQKAKLQDILQNVILPNPYIGKPLKGDLKGLYSYRLSLKDRIVYEIYNEDLVILIIRAKTHYGE
- a CDS encoding type II toxin-antitoxin system Phd/YefM family antitoxin, with translation MYQVTVDYAKQNLDELCDLATKETEGVGILHRDRVYRLITQEEWESLMETAMLMQVPDLLQQVEIARQEYQAGETFSMEQIFG
- a CDS encoding tetratricopeptide repeat protein: MTNKRTGLEHVNVGGDADINVSQEIHHEPNKVADKVGIVAQAESVVNIENFNQIIQEAKRAGSLINLPQSNVTFFAGRDDDLQEVHKLLQQNHRVAVAAFVKGMGGIGKSELALQYGLRHLQDYGGGIFWLRANEGNLPTQLQDFVVVQLGEKMPDGLDSGEKLAGYCWARLGKSLKGQMLVILDDVKDYAKVEPFLPPLDGNFRVLATTRLGLGNAMQQYTLDVLELAAAVDLLRSFLPEADPRRGSEAEIEQLCEWLGRLPLAIELVGRYLARKPDLSIAKMQERLEMKKLQQDALTDKQRRALTEMTAKLNVIAAFDLSWQDLSEGAQRLGCLLSLFALAPIDWRWVMDAMGEDEEDLEAWRDDELLNLHLLERTGEGEYALHQLLREYFQFQLQQHPQWQALRQQVAVSLLNISKGIGQTITIDQVKEIAPTIPHLEILGRELLEHIPNPAEDLVWAFLGIASYYRGQGLYALSIPPLETCLKETESRLGADHLDVATSLNNLAELYDSQGKYSEAEPLYVRSLSIKEKQLGADHPSVATSLNNLAGLYYSQGKYSEAEPLLLRSLEIDKRIYGEDHPEIATDLNNLAELYRSQGKYSEAEPLYVRSLSIMEKQLGADHPYVASSLNNLASLYESQGKYSEAEPLYLRSLSIKEKQLGADHPSVANSLNNLAGLYESQGKYSEAEPLFLRSLEIFIKVLGQDHPHTQTVMVSLMMLRLQISTGMSSEALQQMIANNPDDIMQLLQAMNPNS
- a CDS encoding phosphoadenylyl-sulfate reductase, yielding MTLQTDIDTAAAQLKGKTPQEVLTWALGNYKNISLASSFGAEDVTLIDMIAKIKPDAHVFTLDTGRLNSETYDVIAKVQQKYPQLQLRIMFPQAEAVEQMVSAKGINLFYDSVENRKQCCFIRKVEPLGRATKGLDAWITGLRRDQTANRSTMETVELDGDRNIAKINPLIDWTNEQVWDYIRANDVPYNALHDQNFPSIGCAPCTRAIQAGEDLRAGRWWWEMSNQECGLHVTSDGRLVRAKDV